A stretch of Sphingomonas sp. JUb134 DNA encodes these proteins:
- a CDS encoding alpha-1,4-glucan--maltose-1-phosphate maltosyltransferase: protein MPQFVSRLLSITAFPLPERLLTDAAAAGFDGVLWRAEAPVLGEAELVPPALPGACAEAGLALLVALPLDRAPIDHPLLASHPEAFAIRRASAGGGPVDPRQPAQATGEARARLRTPEAAALLRPVLAERLSALLDAGVTGFRLLGADRIPPETLIGLISAVRERHPDARFISGAPDLSRPQVRALASAGLTAITSSYAWWDLRAPWLVEEYEELRGQAPLLAEVTAPTSGDADAPSALARTLAMAAASANGIIVPADLFAGSPDLAQAVRHALEVAQAAERFDGEMRALTGPQAPVGVLLRADASDVGEASEALLIFVNRSDTPQSLPSPALVREYMGSAFEGFSVLGAEGEVGTQLAGGEVRLVAARRASPIRMAVAPEAASAAAASPRLVVEDLHPRVDGGAFPVKRVVGEEVPVEATVFTDGHEQLAVELHWRAVDEANWRVARMTQLPNDLWRGSFALERLGRYEYAVEGWLDRFGGFRRDFTKKLDAGVAQPVDHAEGRALVAEAVARSQGEARSTLSDWHTRLEAASEGADSAALLLSPELAALMDAADDRPHRLRSEPQIVDAERLAARFSSWYELFPRSQTEDASRHGTFDDVIARLPAVRDMGFDTLYFPPIHPIGRTHRKGPNNTLTAGPDDPGSPYAIGSAEGGHDAIHPQLGTAEDFARLVEAARAHGLEIALDFAIQASPDHPWLTEHPGWFAWRPDGSMKYAENPPKKYQDIVNVDFYGPDAVPGLWIALRDVILLWVERGVKTFRVDNPHTKPLPFWEWMIGEVRAEHPDVIFLAEAFTRPSMMYRLGKIGFSQSYTYFTWRDDKQGLIDYVTELTTTAPKEFYRPHFFVNTPDINPIFLQTSGRPGFRIRAVLAATLSGLFGVYSGFELCEAAPVPGKEEYHDSEKYIVKPRDWQAPGNIIGDITLLNRLRRAHPALQTHLNTRFLPAHNDRVIFYAKPAPDGSEMLLVMVSLDPHHGQDAAFEIPLWEFGIPDDGSVAVEDLAAGHRFRWHGKHQHIRLDPDQPYRIWRIAPGDFA, encoded by the coding sequence TTGCCGCAGTTCGTCTCCCGCCTCCTCTCGATCACCGCCTTTCCTCTTCCTGAGCGCCTGCTGACCGATGCCGCTGCCGCCGGTTTCGACGGCGTGCTGTGGCGCGCCGAGGCGCCGGTGCTTGGGGAGGCGGAGCTGGTGCCGCCCGCACTCCCCGGAGCCTGCGCAGAGGCGGGGCTCGCGCTGCTGGTCGCGCTGCCCCTCGACCGCGCACCCATTGATCACCCGCTGCTCGCCAGCCACCCGGAAGCATTTGCGATCCGGCGCGCCAGCGCTGGCGGCGGCCCCGTGGATCCCCGCCAGCCTGCACAGGCGACCGGCGAGGCGCGCGCGCGGTTACGTACGCCCGAGGCTGCGGCGCTGCTGCGTCCGGTGCTGGCGGAGCGGCTCTCCGCCCTCCTCGATGCGGGGGTTACGGGCTTCCGGCTGCTTGGGGCGGATCGCATCCCGCCGGAAACGCTGATCGGGCTGATCTCGGCCGTACGCGAACGGCATCCCGACGCGCGCTTCATCAGCGGCGCGCCGGACCTGTCGCGGCCGCAGGTGCGCGCCCTCGCATCGGCAGGGCTCACCGCGATCACCTCCTCCTATGCGTGGTGGGACCTTCGTGCACCGTGGCTGGTGGAGGAGTATGAGGAGCTGCGCGGCCAGGCGCCGCTCCTGGCGGAGGTAACGGCTCCGACCAGCGGAGATGCGGACGCGCCCTCGGCCCTCGCACGGACGCTCGCAATGGCGGCCGCAAGCGCCAACGGCATCATCGTGCCGGCCGACCTGTTCGCAGGCAGCCCGGATCTGGCGCAGGCCGTGCGCCATGCACTGGAAGTCGCGCAGGCCGCCGAACGCTTCGATGGCGAGATGCGGGCGCTGACCGGACCGCAGGCCCCTGTCGGCGTGCTGCTGCGCGCGGATGCGAGCGACGTGGGCGAGGCGTCCGAAGCGCTGCTGATATTCGTGAATCGCAGCGACACGCCGCAGTCGCTGCCCTCCCCGGCACTGGTGCGCGAATATATGGGCTCCGCGTTCGAGGGCTTCTCCGTCCTCGGCGCGGAGGGTGAGGTCGGCACGCAGCTTGCCGGAGGCGAAGTGCGGCTGGTCGCCGCGCGGCGTGCGTCGCCGATCCGCATGGCGGTGGCGCCCGAGGCGGCCAGCGCCGCTGCCGCCTCCCCACGGCTGGTGGTCGAGGACCTCCACCCGCGCGTCGACGGCGGCGCCTTCCCGGTCAAGCGGGTGGTCGGCGAGGAAGTGCCGGTCGAGGCGACGGTGTTCACCGACGGTCACGAGCAACTCGCGGTCGAGCTGCACTGGCGCGCGGTGGACGAGGCGAACTGGCGCGTCGCGCGCATGACGCAGTTGCCGAACGATCTGTGGCGCGGCAGCTTCGCCCTCGAACGGCTCGGCCGCTACGAATATGCGGTCGAGGGCTGGCTGGACCGGTTCGGCGGCTTCCGGCGCGACTTCACGAAGAAGCTCGACGCCGGCGTCGCGCAACCGGTCGACCATGCCGAGGGCCGTGCGCTGGTCGCCGAGGCGGTGGCGCGGTCGCAGGGCGAGGCACGGTCCACCCTGTCGGACTGGCACACCCGGCTGGAAGCGGCGAGCGAAGGCGCCGACAGCGCCGCGCTGCTGCTATCGCCTGAGCTCGCGGCATTGATGGATGCGGCAGACGACCGCCCGCACCGGCTGCGTTCGGAGCCGCAGATCGTCGATGCCGAGCGGCTCGCGGCACGCTTCTCCAGCTGGTACGAGCTGTTCCCGCGCTCGCAGACCGAGGATGCCAGCCGCCACGGCACCTTCGACGACGTGATCGCGCGCCTGCCGGCGGTGCGCGACATGGGCTTCGACACGCTCTATTTTCCGCCGATCCACCCGATCGGGCGCACGCATCGCAAGGGCCCGAACAACACGCTGACCGCAGGGCCCGACGATCCCGGCAGTCCCTATGCGATCGGCAGCGCCGAGGGCGGGCACGACGCCATCCACCCGCAGCTGGGCACCGCTGAAGACTTCGCCCGGCTGGTCGAGGCGGCGCGTGCGCACGGGCTGGAGATCGCGCTCGACTTCGCGATCCAGGCCTCGCCCGATCACCCCTGGCTCACGGAGCATCCCGGCTGGTTCGCGTGGCGGCCCGACGGCTCGATGAAATATGCGGAGAACCCGCCCAAGAAGTATCAGGACATCGTCAACGTCGACTTCTACGGACCCGATGCCGTGCCGGGTCTTTGGATCGCGCTGCGCGACGTGATCCTCTTGTGGGTCGAACGCGGGGTAAAAACCTTCCGCGTCGACAATCCGCACACCAAGCCGCTGCCTTTCTGGGAGTGGATGATCGGCGAGGTGCGCGCAGAGCACCCCGACGTCATCTTCCTGGCGGAGGCGTTCACGCGCCCGTCGATGATGTACCGGCTCGGCAAGATCGGCTTCTCGCAGAGCTACACCTATTTCACCTGGCGCGACGACAAGCAGGGGCTGATCGACTATGTCACCGAGCTGACGACGACCGCGCCCAAGGAGTTCTATCGGCCGCACTTCTTCGTCAACACGCCGGACATCAACCCGATCTTTCTGCAGACCTCGGGCCGGCCCGGCTTCCGCATCCGTGCGGTGCTGGCGGCGACGCTGTCGGGGCTGTTCGGCGTCTATTCGGGCTTCGAGCTGTGCGAGGCGGCGCCGGTGCCCGGCAAGGAAGAATATCACGATTCCGAGAAGTACATCGTCAAGCCGCGCGACTGGCAGGCGCCGGGCAACATCATCGGCGACATCACGCTGCTGAACCGCCTGCGCCGCGCGCATCCCGCGTTGCAGACGCACCTCAACACCCGCTTCCTGCCCGCGCACAACGATCGGGTGATCTTCTACGCCAAGCCCGCGCCGGACGGCAGCGAGATGCTGCTGGTGATGGTGAGCCTCGATCCGCACCACGGACAGGATGCCGCGTTCGAGATCCCGCTGTGGGAGTTCGGCATCCCCGACGACGGCAGCGTCGCGGTGGAGGACCTCGCCGCCGGCCATCGCTTCCGCTGGCACGGCAAGCACCAGCACATCCGCCTCGACCCCGACCAGCCCTATCGCATCTGGCGCATCGCCCCCGGAGACTTCGCATGA
- a CDS encoding DUF2934 domain-containing protein, whose amino-acid sequence MNDREHRIRERAHAMWLEEGQPEGEHERHWDAACREIDAQAAASTDSEVTPAPKKARTSRSTAPKTTPAAQAATAGEGVAAVAEAPKAKRAAGPKKAASTPAKRKSGSAKA is encoded by the coding sequence TTGAACGATCGAGAGCACCGTATCCGCGAGCGCGCCCATGCGATGTGGCTGGAGGAAGGCCAGCCTGAAGGCGAGCATGAACGCCATTGGGACGCCGCCTGCCGCGAGATCGACGCCCAGGCCGCGGCCTCGACGGATAGCGAAGTGACGCCGGCGCCAAAGAAGGCGCGTACGTCGCGCAGCACCGCTCCCAAGACGACGCCGGCCGCCCAGGCCGCGACGGCGGGCGAGGGCGTCGCAGCCGTCGCGGAGGCGCCCAAGGCGAAGCGAGCGGCCGGCCCGAAGAAGGCGGCGAGCACCCCCGCCAAGCGCAAATCGGGCAGCGCCAAAGCCTGA
- a CDS encoding SDR family oxidoreductase: protein MTDRPMPPQPEQQQSPPGTTAAMNPRPDHGEHSYRGSGRLAGRRAIITGSDSGIGRAVAIAFAREGADVLISYLNEDEDARETARLVEDAGRKAVLVPGDIGDAAHCRAIVDKAVEAFGGLDILVNNAAHQMTFEAITDIPDEEWDKTFRTNIHAMFYLTKAAVPHMQPGSAIINTTSVNADTPKPTLLAYATTKGAIQNFTGGLSQLLAEKGIRANCVAPGPIWTPLIPSTMPPEQVENFGKDVPMGRAGQPAELAPVYVMLASEEASYVSGATVAVTGGKPIL, encoded by the coding sequence ATGACCGATCGCCCGATGCCGCCGCAGCCCGAACAGCAGCAATCGCCCCCCGGCACCACGGCAGCAATGAACCCGCGGCCGGACCATGGCGAGCATAGCTACCGCGGCTCCGGGCGCCTGGCGGGTCGCCGCGCGATCATCACCGGCAGCGACAGCGGCATCGGCCGCGCGGTGGCGATCGCCTTCGCCCGAGAAGGGGCCGACGTGCTGATCTCCTACCTGAACGAAGACGAGGATGCGCGGGAGACGGCACGCCTGGTGGAGGATGCCGGACGCAAGGCGGTGCTGGTGCCGGGCGACATCGGCGACGCGGCGCACTGCCGAGCGATCGTGGACAAGGCCGTGGAAGCGTTCGGCGGGCTCGACATCCTGGTCAACAACGCCGCCCACCAGATGACGTTCGAGGCGATCACCGACATTCCGGACGAGGAGTGGGACAAGACCTTCCGCACCAACATCCACGCGATGTTCTATCTGACCAAGGCCGCGGTGCCTCACATGCAGCCAGGGTCCGCGATCATCAACACGACCTCGGTCAACGCCGATACGCCCAAGCCGACGCTGCTCGCTTATGCCACCACCAAGGGCGCGATCCAGAACTTCACCGGTGGGCTGTCGCAGCTTCTGGCGGAGAAGGGCATCCGGGCGAACTGCGTCGCACCCGGTCCGATCTGGACGCCGCTGATCCCGTCCACGATGCCGCCGGAGCAGGTCGAGAACTTCGGCAAGGACGTGCCGATGGGCCGCGCCGGCCAGCCCGCGGAGCTTGCCCCCGTCTACGTGATGCTCGCCAGCGAAGAGGCCAGCTACGTGTCCGGTGCGACGGTGGCGGTGACGGGCGGCAAGCCGATCCTGTAA
- a CDS encoding DUF6496 domain-containing protein, with protein sequence MAKQSKAQKDTMERVLHEFKEGELESGSGRKVKSRKQAVAIALSEAGASNQQSPSENKRRLAQTKRRERSSGGKGGRDGPTKAELYEKAKKQDVPGRSKMSKAELEKAVG encoded by the coding sequence ATGGCCAAACAGAGCAAGGCCCAGAAGGACACGATGGAACGAGTCCTGCACGAGTTCAAGGAAGGCGAGCTGGAGTCCGGCTCGGGACGCAAGGTGAAGAGCCGCAAGCAGGCGGTCGCGATCGCACTGAGCGAGGCGGGCGCGTCCAATCAGCAGAGCCCCTCCGAGAACAAGCGCCGGCTCGCTCAGACCAAGCGACGGGAGCGCAGCAGCGGCGGAAAAGGCGGTCGCGATGGCCCCACCAAGGCAGAGCTGTACGAGAAGGCGAAGAAGCAGGACGTCCCCGGTCGTTCCAAGATGAGCAAGGCCGAGCTGGAGAAAGCCGTCGGCTGA